One Budorcas taxicolor isolate Tak-1 chromosome 13, Takin1.1, whole genome shotgun sequence DNA window includes the following coding sequences:
- the VPS16 gene encoding vacuolar protein sorting-associated protein 16 homolog, protein MDCYTANWNPLGDSAFYRKYELYSMDWDLKEELRDCLVAAAPYGGPIALLRNPWRKEKPASARPVLEIYSASGVPLASLLWKSGPVVSLGWSAEEELLCVQEDGVVLVYGLHGDFRRHFSMGNEVLQNRVLDARIFHTEFGSGVAILTGAHRFTLSANVGDLKLRRMPEVPGLQSAPSCWTTVCQDRVAHILLAVGPDLYLLDHAACSAVTPPGLAPGVSSFLQMAVSFTYRHLALFTDTGYIWMGTASLKEKLCEFNCNIRAPPKQMVWCSRPRSKERAVVVAWERRLMVVGDAPESIQFVLDEDSYLVPELDGVRIFSRSTHEFLHEVPVASEEIFKIASMAPGALLLEAQKEYEKESQKADEYLREIQELGQLPQAVQQCIEAAGHEHWPDMQKSLLRAASFGKCFLDRFPPDSFVRMCQDLRVLNAVRDYHIGIPLTYSQYKQLTIQVLLDRLVLRRLYPLAIQICEYLRLPEVQGVSRILAHWACYKVQQKDVSDEDVARAINQKLGDTPGVSYSDIAARAYGCGRTELAIKLLEYEPRSGEQVPLLLKMKRSKLALSKAIESGDTDLVFTVLLHLKNELNRGDFFMTLRNQPVALSLYRQFCKHQELETLKDLYNQDDNHQELGSFHIRASYTAEERIEGRVAALQTAADAFYKAKNEFAAKATEDQMRLLRLQRRLEDELGGRFLDLSLHDTVTTLILSGQNKRAEQLARDFRIPDKRLWWLKLTALADLEDWEELEKFSKSKKSPIGYLPFVEICMKQHNKYEAKKYASRVGPEQKVKALLLVGDVAQAADVAIEHRNEAEMSLVLSHCTGATDGATADKIQRARAQAQKK, encoded by the exons GAAATATGAGCTGTATAGCATGGACTGGGACCTGAAGGAGGAACTGAGGGACTGCCTAGTGGCTGCTGCACCCTATGGGGGCCCCATTG CACTGCTGAGGAACCCCTGGCGGAAGGAGAAGCCCGCCAGTGCCCGGCCTGTTCTTGAGATCTACTCAGCTTCCGGGGTGCCCCTGGCCAGTCTGTTG TGGAAGAGTGGGCCCGTGGTGTCCCTGGGCTGGTCAGCTGAGGAGGAGCTGCTCTGCGTGCAGGAAGACGGAGTTGTGCTGGTTTACGGGCTGCATGGTGACTTCCGGAGACACTTCAGCATGGGCAAT GAGGTGCTCCAGAACCGGGTTCTGGATGCCCGGATCTTCCATACTGAGTTTGGTTCTGGGGTGGCCATCCTCACAGGAGCCCACCGCTTCACCCTCAGTGCCAACGTGGGTGACCTCAAACTCCGCCGGATGCCAGAGGTGCCAG GTCTGCAGAGTGCTCCCTCATGCTGGACCACAGTGTGCCAGGACCGAGTGGCGCACATTCTCCTGGCTGTAGGGCCTGATCTTTACCTCCTGGACCATGCGGCCTGTTCTGCGGTG ACACCCCCTGGCCTGGCCCCAGGAGTGAGCAGCTTCCTGCAGATGGCTGTGTCCTTCACCTACAGACACCTGGCACTCTTCACAGACACAGGCTACATCTGGATGGGGACAGCATCTCTCAAG GAGAAGCTGTGTGAGTTCAACTGCAACATCCGGGCCCCCCCGAAGCAGATGGTCTg gtgtAGCCGTCCGCGCAGCAAGGAGAGGGCTGTTGTGGTGGCCTGGGAGAGGCGGCTAATGGTGGTGGGCGATGCACCTGAGAGCATCCA GTTCGTGCTAGATGAGGACTCCTACCTGGTGCCTGAGCTGGATGGGGTCCGAATCTTCTCCCGCAGTACCCATGAGTTCCTGCATGAGGTTCCAG TGGCCAGTGAGGAGATCTTTAAAATAGCCTCGATGGCCCCTGGAGCGCTGTTGTTGGAGGCTCAGAAAGAATATGAG AAAGAGAGCCAGAAGGCGGATGAGTACCTGCGGGAGATCCAGGAGCTGGGGCAGCTGCCCCAGGCTGTGCAGCAGTGCATCGAGGCTGCAGGACACGAGCACTGGCCAGATATGCAGAAGAGTCTGCTCAGG GCGGCCTCCTTCGGAAAGTGTTTCCTGGACAGATTTCCACCTGACAGCTTTGTGCGCATGTGTCAGGACCTTCGTGTACTCAATGCCGTTCGGGACTATCACATCGGAATCCCCCTCACCTATAGCCA ATACAAGCAGCTCACTATCCAGGTGTTGCTAGACAG GCTTGTGTTGCGGAGGCTTTACCCCCTGGCCATTCAGATATGTGAGTACCTGCGGCTTCCTGAAGTGCAGGGCGTCAGCAGAATCCTGGCCCACTGGGCCTGCTACAAG gtACAACAGAAGGATGTGTCTGACGAGGATGTTGCTCGGGCCATTAATCAGAAGCTGGGGGACACGCCTGGTGTCTCCTACTCTGACATTGCTGCACGAGCCTATGGCTGTGGCCGCACGGAGCTGGCCATCAAG CTGCTGGAATATGAGCCACGCTCTGGGGAGCAAGTTCCCCTTCTCCTGAAGATGAAGAGGAGCAAACTGGCACTAAGCAAGGCCATCGAGAGTGGGGATACTGATCTGG TGTTCACAGTGCTGCTGCACCTGAAGAATGAGCTGAACCGAGGAGATTTTTTCATGACGCTTCGGAATCAGCCTGTGGCCTTAAGTTTGTACCGACAG TTCTGTAAGCATCAGGAGCTGGAGACGCTGAAGGACCTTTACAACCAGGATGACAACCACCAGGAGCTGGGCAGCTTCCACATCCGAGCCAGCTACACTGCAGAGGAG CGAATTGAGGGACGAGTCGCAGCTCTACAGACGGCAGCCGACGCCTTCTACAAGGCCAAGAATGAGTTTGCAGCCAAG GCTACAGAGGATCAGATGCGGCTCCTACGGCTTCAGCGACGCCTAGAAGATGAGCTGGGGGGCCGGTTCTTAGACCTGTCTCTACATGACACAGTCACCACCCTCATTCTCAGTGGCCAAAACAAGCGCGCGGAGCAGCTGGCACGTGACTTTCGCATCCCTGACAAGAG GCTCTGGTGGCTGAAGCTGACTGCCCTGGCAGATTTAGAAGACTGGGAGGAGCTAGAGAAGTTTTCTAAGAGCAAGAAATCACCCATTGGCTACCTG CCCTTTGTGGAGATCTGCATGAAGCAACACAATAAATATGAGGCCAAGAAGTATGCTTCCCGCGTGGGTCCTGAGCAGAAGGTCAAGGCCTTGCTCCTTGTTGG GGATGTGGCTCAGGCTGCAGATGTTGCCATTGAGCACCGGAATGAGGCGGAGATGAGCCTCGTATTGTCCCACTGCACCGGAGCCACAGATGGGGCCACGGCCGACAAGATTCAGCGGGCTCGGGCACAAGCCCAGAAGAAATGA